In Zingiber officinale cultivar Zhangliang chromosome 8B, Zo_v1.1, whole genome shotgun sequence, a single genomic region encodes these proteins:
- the LOC122014293 gene encoding probable galacturonosyltransferase 12, whose protein sequence is MQLHISPSMRQVTVLPGKGVREFIKVKVASRRLSYKMVIYSLLFMTFMFRFIFVLTAMDSIEGDTQCSSLGCIGKRLAPRMWRLDSARVPEEMYEVFEETEIEQPKPGSDVPQTLDDFVAEMKSERSDAKAFALRLKEMVLVMEQRTRVAKIQEYLYRHVASSSIPKPLYCFALRLAQEHSTNAAARLQLPAPELVPALVDPSLYHFVLASDNVLAAAVVSASLVANALHPASVVLHVITDRKTYAPMQAWFALHPLAPAVVEVKALHHFHWFARGRVPVMEAMEKDRAARSQFRGGSSAIVANVSEKPVVVAAKLQALSPKYHSVMNHIRIHLPELFPSLNKVVFLDDDVVVQADLSPLWDIDLQGKVNGAVETCRGADKFVMSKRLKNYLNFSHPLISANFEPYECAWAYGMNIFDLDAWRKTNISLTYYHWLQKNLESDLSLWQLGTLPPGLIAFHGHVHGIDPYWHMLGLGYQENTTVAEAEKVAVIHFNGRAKPWLDIAFPEIRPLWTKYLDFSDKFIRGCNIRE, encoded by the exons ATGCAGCTCCACATATCGCCGAGCATGAGGCAGGTGACGGTGTTGCCGGGGAAGGGGGTGAGGGAGTTCATCAAAGTGAAGGTTGCGTCCAGGAGGCTTTCTTACAAGATGGTCATCTATTCCCTGCTCTTCATGACCTTCATGTTCAGGTTCATTTTTGTTTTGACTGCAATGGACTCCATCGAAGGAGACACCCAGTGTTCTTCTTTAG GATGCATAGGCAAGAGGTTGGCTCCAAGAATGTGGAGGTTAGACTCGGCG aGAGTTCCAGAGGAGATGTACGAAGTGTTCGAAGAAACAGAGATCGAGCAACCAAAGCCTGGCTCGGATGTCCCTCAGACTTTGGACGATTTCGTCGCAGAGATGAAGAGCGAGCGATCAGATGCGAAAGCATTCGCCTTGAGACTCAAAGAGATG GTGTTAGTAATGGAGCAGAGGACCCGGGTGGCCAAGATACAGGAGTACCTGTACCGCCACGTGGCGTCCAGCAGCATCCCTAAGCCGCTCTACTGCTTCGCCCTGCGCCTGGCCCAGGAGCATTCCACCAACGCCGCTGCCCGCCTGCAGCTTCCGGCGCCAGAGCTGGTGCCTGCCCTGGTGGATCCATCGCTCTACCACTTCGTCCTCGCCTCCGACAACGTCCTCGCCGCCGCAGTGGTGTCCGCCTCCCTGGTGGCCAACGCCCTCCACCCGGCCTCCGTGGTGCTCCACGTCATCACCGACCGCAAGACGTACGCGCCGATGCAGGCGTGGTTCGCGCTCCACCCGCTGGCGCCCGCCGTGGTGGAAGTGAAAGCGCTGCACCATTTCCACTGGTTCGCTCGGGGACGGGTGCCGGTGATGGAGGCCATGGAGAAGGACCGGGCCGCCAGGTCGCAGTTCCGTGGAGGCTCCTCGGCCATCGTCGCCAACGTCAGCGAGAAGCCCGTGGTTGTGGCAGCCAAGCTGCAGGCCTTGAGCCCCAAATACCACTCTGTCATGAACCATATCAGGATCCACTTACCTGAG CTGTTTCCGAGCCTCAACAAGGTAGTCTTTCTAGACGATGACGTTGTTGTCCAAGCTGATCTTTCACCCTTATGGGACATTGATCTTCAAGGCAAGGTAAATGGAGCAGTGGAGACGTGCAGAGGCGCGGATAAATTCGTCATGTCAAAGAGATTGAAGAACTACTTGAATTTCTCTCACCCCCTGATATCTGCGAACTTCGAACCCTACGAGTGTGCTTGGGCTTATGGCATGAATATTTTTGATCTGGACGCGTGGAGGAAGACAAACATTAGTCTTACTTATTACCATTGGCTGCAAAAG AATCTGGAATCAGATTTGAGTCTGTGGCAATTAGGGACTCTGCCTCCAGGTTTAATAGCGTTCCATGGTCATGTTCATGGCATTGATCCCTATTGGCACATGTTGGGTCTGGGCTACCAAGAAAACACCACCGTAGCAGAAGCAGAGAAAGTGGCTGTGATCCATTTCAATGGCAGAGCCAAGCCGTGGCTGGACATTGCATTTCCAGAGATCAGGCCACTGTGGACCAAGTACCTTGACTTCTCAGACAAATTTATCAGAGGTTGTAACATAAGAGAATAA